One stretch of Leadbetterella byssophila DSM 17132 DNA includes these proteins:
- a CDS encoding M23 family metallopeptidase, giving the protein MNFKKYLFFVFVLLALPALAQKKEKGKIVNAPKIPQNTKNTKKETPKKDEFDFIFEDEPKLRFSNQYEGSNTNKAATPAPAGNYKEGIKIEPLRDLSTTVHEDTSSIDEGELLIVEIEEDAQFGGSESMVNIASYYSVWDTKSLNPYGISPKDFSEVVNITLFNEKEGRNWAKMLDKFRLSSHFGWRNRRWHKGTDLALDTGDKVYAAFDGIVRIAGWYNGYGRTVMVRHYNGLETLYGHLSKITYEPNTLVKAGDVIGLGGSTGRSSGPHLHYETRYEGNQFDSENIYDYTNNEIKIRTQEFTVSSRLYDYLRGKPSVPAGYRNGSVPTGEALDETSDLDEFEEEIPVKVETKAWYSVRKGDTLYSIARKFNMTAQQLAKLNKIPLNKKIYPGLRLRVR; this is encoded by the coding sequence ATGAATTTTAAAAAATATTTATTCTTCGTTTTCGTCCTCTTGGCCCTACCGGCCCTTGCACAAAAGAAGGAAAAAGGTAAGATAGTTAACGCTCCGAAGATTCCTCAAAACACGAAGAACACCAAAAAAGAAACGCCTAAGAAAGATGAGTTCGACTTCATTTTTGAAGATGAGCCAAAGCTTCGTTTCTCTAACCAATACGAGGGTTCAAATACCAATAAAGCTGCAACCCCCGCTCCGGCAGGAAACTACAAGGAAGGAATCAAAATTGAACCTTTAAGAGATCTATCTACTACGGTACATGAAGATACTTCTTCTATTGATGAAGGGGAACTACTTATAGTGGAAATTGAAGAAGATGCACAGTTCGGAGGAAGTGAATCTATGGTGAACATTGCCAGCTACTACTCCGTTTGGGATACAAAAAGTTTAAATCCCTACGGAATCAGTCCAAAGGACTTCAGTGAAGTAGTGAATATTACCTTATTCAATGAAAAAGAAGGTAGAAACTGGGCTAAGATGCTGGATAAGTTCAGATTGAGCTCACACTTTGGATGGAGAAATAGAAGATGGCATAAAGGAACAGATTTAGCACTTGATACGGGTGATAAAGTATATGCTGCATTTGATGGTATAGTAAGGATAGCTGGCTGGTACAATGGCTACGGAAGAACCGTTATGGTACGCCATTACAATGGATTGGAAACCTTATACGGACACTTATCAAAAATCACCTACGAGCCAAACACCCTAGTTAAAGCGGGAGATGTGATAGGGTTAGGTGGTAGTACAGGTAGGAGTTCAGGCCCTCACCTTCATTACGAAACCAGATATGAGGGGAATCAGTTTGACTCAGAGAACATATACGACTATACCAATAACGAGATCAAGATCAGGACTCAAGAATTTACCGTCTCGTCCAGATTATATGATTACCTAAGAGGAAAACCCTCCGTTCCTGCAGGATACAGAAATGGTTCAGTACCTACAGGGGAAGCCCTAGATGAGACTTCAGATCTAGATGAATTTGAAGAAGAAATACCTGTCAAAGTGGAGACAAAAGCATGGTATTCCGTAAGAAAAGGAGACACTTTGTATTCCATAGCTAGAAAATTCAATATGACGGCTCAACAGTTAGCCAAATTGAATAAGATCCCTCTAAATAAAAAGATATACCCCGGACTAAGACTAAGAGTAAGATGA
- a CDS encoding glycosyltransferase family 4 protein — MKKNILFVSHDANRAGAQIFLYNMMSFLQDKGYGVTLLLVHEWGSFKGELESKFKTYSLQEKPIRRWERMFHTPVLDEIKKKEKVDLIYINTIASVHVIPELKKFWNVPVISHIHELSYSIAQYGVPNAEEILFEYSDKVVACSRAVAENLLSTRKSDKVEIIHSFVQNEKILEIHSQGKREEVLKSFDLDPQFTWVCACGNADWRKAPDIFLQIASKVRNENIKFAWIGISENDPLMGQLAYDAKKLNIAHKVKWITPTPRAVELINAMDVFLLSSREDPFPLVMLEAALCKKPIFTFKNTGGGDEFVEEDAGVRIEYLQVEAMANAIDNCTPENLAAMGKKAQEKVLAHYSFDTSMKKMEKLMELFF, encoded by the coding sequence ATGAAGAAGAACATCTTGTTTGTGAGTCACGATGCAAACCGAGCAGGCGCGCAAATTTTCTTATACAACATGATGTCCTTTTTACAGGATAAAGGTTATGGTGTAACCTTACTTCTGGTGCATGAGTGGGGAAGTTTCAAAGGGGAATTAGAAAGTAAATTCAAAACCTATTCTCTGCAGGAGAAACCTATACGCCGCTGGGAACGTATGTTTCATACTCCCGTATTGGATGAAATAAAGAAGAAAGAGAAGGTAGACTTAATTTACATCAATACCATAGCCAGTGTGCATGTTATTCCTGAATTGAAGAAATTTTGGAATGTGCCGGTGATCAGCCATATTCACGAGTTGTCTTATTCCATTGCACAGTATGGCGTCCCTAATGCCGAAGAGATCCTCTTTGAATATTCAGATAAGGTAGTAGCTTGTTCAAGAGCAGTAGCTGAGAATCTTCTGTCAACAAGAAAATCAGATAAGGTAGAGATCATCCATTCCTTTGTACAGAACGAAAAAATCCTAGAGATTCATAGCCAAGGCAAAAGGGAAGAAGTACTAAAGAGCTTTGACCTGGATCCTCAGTTCACGTGGGTATGTGCCTGTGGCAACGCGGATTGGAGGAAGGCTCCAGACATCTTTTTACAGATTGCATCTAAAGTTAGAAACGAGAATATAAAGTTTGCGTGGATAGGAATAAGTGAAAATGATCCCTTAATGGGACAATTAGCCTATGACGCAAAGAAGCTTAACATAGCACATAAAGTAAAATGGATCACCCCAACCCCAAGGGCCGTTGAACTTATTAATGCTATGGATGTGTTTTTATTAAGCAGTAGGGAAGATCCTTTCCCACTGGTAATGCTGGAAGCGGCCCTTTGTAAAAAACCAATATTTACATTCAAAAATACGGGCGGAGGAGATGAGTTTGTGGAAGAAGATGCCGGGGTGAGAATAGAATACCTACAAGTGGAAGCCATGGCGAATGCAATAGACAACTGTACTCCGGAAAATTTGGCAGCAATGGGAAAAAAGGCGCAGGAAAAAGTTTTAGCGCATTATAGCTTTGATACATCAATGAAAAAGATGGAGAAGCTGATGGAATTATTTTTTTGA
- a CDS encoding DNA topoisomerase IV subunit B, giving the protein MAENNYDESSIRSLDWKEHIRLRPGMYIGKLGDGSAPDDGIYVLLKEVIDNCIDEYAMGHGKAIEVSIDEGKVSVRDYGRGIPLGKVVDVVSKINTGAKYDSKAFQKAVGLNGVGTKAVNALSSYFKVTAVREGEMKTAEFERGVLISESEIEKTDAKNGTHVIFEPDNTVFKNYHFIGQYIENMIWNYCYLNSGLSIYLNRKKFYSANGLLDLLLRKTDESSLRYPIIHLKGEDIEMALTHGNQYGEEYYSFVNGQNTTQGGTHLSAFKEAIVKTVRDHYGKDYASEDVRQSIIGAIAVRIQEPVFESQTKTKLGSNNISLDENAPTVRTFVNDFVKEHLDNYLHMHPDIKDALKRRIEQSERERKELAGVKKIANERAKKANLHNRKLRDCKYHLTDEKFEGRLDTMLFITEGDSASGSITKARNPETQAVFSLRGKPLNCYGLSKKVVYENEEFNLLQHALDIENGIETLRYNQIVIATDADVDGSHIRLLLLTFFLQFFPDLVREGHLFILQTPLFRVRNKKETIYCYSDEEKQMAINKLGGKPEITRFKGLGEISPHEFEGFINKDIKLDPVILEKESTIPKLLSYYMGKNTPERQGFIIDNLIIEQDILEDKEVEIVDEEI; this is encoded by the coding sequence ATGGCTGAGAATAATTACGACGAGAGTAGTATACGATCGCTGGACTGGAAAGAGCACATACGCTTGAGGCCAGGTATGTACATAGGTAAATTAGGCGATGGTTCGGCCCCGGATGACGGGATTTACGTCCTACTTAAAGAGGTAATAGATAACTGTATAGACGAATATGCCATGGGACATGGTAAGGCTATAGAAGTATCTATTGATGAGGGTAAAGTGTCCGTTCGTGATTATGGTAGAGGTATTCCATTAGGAAAGGTGGTAGATGTAGTATCTAAAATTAATACCGGTGCAAAGTATGATTCAAAAGCCTTTCAAAAGGCAGTAGGTCTAAATGGGGTGGGTACCAAAGCAGTGAATGCCTTGTCATCCTATTTTAAGGTTACTGCGGTTCGGGAAGGTGAGATGAAAACTGCAGAATTTGAAAGAGGTGTACTGATATCTGAGTCTGAAATCGAAAAGACAGATGCTAAGAACGGTACCCATGTGATATTTGAACCTGATAATACCGTTTTCAAGAATTATCACTTCATAGGTCAATACATAGAAAACATGATCTGGAATTACTGTTACCTCAATTCCGGACTTTCTATTTACCTTAACAGGAAGAAGTTTTATTCGGCTAATGGTTTATTAGATCTTCTTTTGCGAAAAACCGACGAGTCTTCCCTGCGTTATCCTATTATCCACTTAAAAGGAGAGGATATTGAAATGGCGCTGACCCACGGTAACCAGTATGGGGAAGAATACTACTCCTTTGTGAATGGCCAAAATACCACTCAGGGGGGAACTCACCTGTCTGCCTTCAAGGAGGCCATTGTAAAAACAGTAAGAGATCATTATGGTAAGGATTATGCCTCTGAAGATGTTCGTCAGTCAATCATTGGCGCCATTGCAGTTCGTATTCAAGAACCTGTTTTTGAATCTCAAACCAAAACGAAGCTAGGGTCGAACAATATTAGCTTAGACGAGAATGCTCCAACGGTCAGGACGTTTGTGAATGACTTTGTGAAGGAACATTTGGATAATTATCTACATATGCATCCGGACATTAAGGATGCGCTTAAACGTAGAATAGAGCAGTCGGAAAGAGAGAGAAAAGAATTAGCCGGTGTAAAGAAGATAGCGAATGAAAGAGCTAAAAAGGCTAACCTTCACAACCGTAAACTTAGAGATTGTAAATACCATTTAACAGATGAGAAGTTTGAAGGAAGGCTTGATACTATGCTTTTTATTACGGAGGGTGACTCAGCTTCAGGTTCCATCACGAAAGCTAGAAACCCAGAAACTCAGGCTGTTTTCAGCTTAAGAGGAAAGCCTTTGAACTGTTATGGTCTAAGTAAGAAGGTAGTGTATGAAAACGAAGAGTTTAACCTTTTGCAGCACGCTTTGGATATAGAAAACGGTATAGAAACCTTGCGCTACAATCAAATCGTTATAGCCACAGACGCTGACGTGGATGGTTCACACATTCGTTTGTTGCTTTTGACTTTCTTCTTACAATTCTTCCCGGATTTAGTTAGAGAAGGTCATTTGTTTATCCTTCAAACTCCTTTGTTCAGGGTTAGAAATAAGAAAGAAACCATCTACTGTTACTCTGACGAAGAGAAGCAAATGGCTATAAATAAACTAGGAGGCAAACCCGAGATAACTCGATTCAAGGGATTGGGAGAGATTTCTCCTCATGAATTTGAAGGATTTATCAATAAGGACATCAAGTTAGATCCGGTTATCTTGGAGAAGGAATCTACTATTCCTAAGTTGCTTTCCTATTATATGGGTAAGAACACTCCTGAGCGACAAGGATTTATCATTGATAACCTGATCATAGAGCAAGACATCCTGGAGGATAAAGAGGTGGAGATTGTGGATGAAGAGATTTAA
- a CDS encoding ABC transporter ATP-binding protein: protein MTVLSIENISKKYVLNSKGKSNDDLRDTITGWSQKILRPSGPKDEKTDFWALKDINFEVKQGDRLGLVGANGAGKSTLLKILSQITAPTTGSVKIHGRMASLLEVGTGFHPELTGRENIFLNGAILGMRKAEIVKHFDAIVDFAGIEKFIDTPVKRYSSGMYVRLGFAIAAHLEPEILVVDEVLAVGDADFQKKSIGKMRDVSNSGRTLLFVSHNLTAVQGLCNKGAYLRGGELIKFGQIDDVITEYVKNVSKFNLAQAWESPNDAPGNDLVRIKSIKLVPHESHTRPNLDTTTPLRLELEYWNFVDQAELNVSIFLYSMTGECVFNIGDEAQFYQKGTVKSVCNIPGDFLNDGSYYMSIMIVRDRLAPVYFFEDALAFDIIDYREGTEWVGKWPGAVRPKMIQVQSWQNELA, encoded by the coding sequence ATGACTGTTCTTAGCATTGAAAATATTTCCAAAAAGTACGTCTTAAACAGCAAGGGTAAGTCGAACGATGACCTTCGTGACACCATTACAGGATGGTCTCAGAAGATATTACGACCTTCAGGACCTAAGGATGAGAAGACTGACTTCTGGGCATTGAAGGACATCAACTTTGAAGTAAAACAAGGAGATAGACTCGGTTTAGTGGGAGCTAACGGAGCAGGAAAGTCTACTTTGTTAAAGATATTAAGTCAAATCACCGCTCCTACTACAGGCTCCGTAAAGATACATGGTAGGATGGCTAGCTTATTAGAAGTAGGTACCGGATTTCACCCTGAACTGACGGGCAGAGAAAATATCTTTTTGAACGGAGCCATCTTAGGCATGCGTAAGGCAGAAATTGTCAAACATTTTGATGCCATCGTTGACTTTGCAGGTATAGAGAAATTCATTGATACTCCTGTTAAGAGATATTCATCCGGAATGTACGTGAGGCTGGGATTTGCCATTGCAGCTCACTTGGAACCGGAAATCCTAGTAGTTGATGAAGTATTGGCTGTAGGTGACGCAGATTTCCAGAAAAAGAGTATCGGGAAGATGCGAGATGTGTCTAATAGTGGTAGAACGCTGCTATTTGTTTCCCATAACTTAACGGCCGTTCAAGGACTATGTAATAAAGGTGCCTACTTAAGAGGTGGGGAATTGATCAAATTTGGGCAGATAGATGATGTGATAACTGAATACGTCAAGAACGTATCCAAATTCAATTTGGCCCAAGCATGGGAGAGTCCAAATGATGCGCCGGGCAATGATCTTGTACGGATCAAGTCCATCAAACTAGTTCCACATGAAAGTCATACCCGCCCGAATCTGGATACCACTACTCCCCTTCGTTTGGAATTAGAGTACTGGAATTTTGTAGATCAGGCAGAGCTAAATGTAAGTATATTCCTGTACAGTATGACAGGAGAATGTGTGTTCAACATAGGAGATGAAGCTCAATTTTATCAAAAAGGCACTGTAAAATCCGTTTGTAACATACCTGGAGATTTCCTGAATGACGGATCTTACTATATGTCCATAATGATAGTTAGAGATAGACTTGCACCGGTGTATTTCTTTGAAGATGCATTGGCCTTTGACATCATTGATTATAGAGAAGGAACCGAGTGGGTAGGAAAATGGCCTGGTGCCGTTAGACCGAAGATGATTCAGGTTCAATCTTGGCAAAATGAATTAGCATGA
- a CDS encoding DegT/DnrJ/EryC1/StrS family aminotransferase, whose product MNRINVTKSFLPPKEEYEKMLERVWQSEWLTNNGPLLVELETTLQKKLDLPYFAITSNGTIAIQLAIKALNLSGEIITTPFSYCATTTSILWENLKPVFVDIREDDLNINADLVEAAITDKTSAILATHVYGNPCDVEKLESIGKKYGIKIIYDAAHAFGVEYKGKPLLSYGDMSTCSFHATKVFHTVEGGCVVCHDKELFERVKLMRSFGHVQDDYYLAGVNGKNSEFHAAMGLVNLGHLDSIIAGRKAIFGIYDQTLNWNKLYKPTEVATDLKYNYAYYPIVLEDEDTTLRVIKALQAENIYPRRYFYPTLNTLQYVPETYYCPVSESVSPRVISLPLYPDLDHGIVNKIAEIINAQL is encoded by the coding sequence ATGAACAGAATAAACGTAACCAAGTCCTTTTTACCGCCGAAAGAGGAGTACGAGAAAATGCTCGAAAGGGTTTGGCAATCCGAGTGGTTGACCAATAACGGCCCACTCTTGGTAGAACTGGAAACCACACTTCAAAAGAAATTAGATCTTCCGTACTTTGCTATCACCAGTAACGGTACCATAGCCATTCAACTCGCCATAAAAGCCTTGAATTTGAGCGGAGAGATCATTACTACACCGTTTTCCTATTGTGCTACCACTACCTCCATTCTTTGGGAGAACCTGAAACCTGTATTTGTAGACATCAGAGAAGATGATCTTAATATCAATGCAGACTTAGTGGAAGCGGCCATTACAGATAAGACCTCAGCTATTCTGGCTACACACGTTTACGGTAACCCATGTGACGTGGAGAAGTTAGAAAGTATTGGCAAAAAGTACGGCATCAAAATAATATATGATGCGGCTCACGCCTTTGGAGTGGAATACAAAGGGAAACCTCTGCTTTCTTACGGAGACATGTCCACCTGTAGTTTCCATGCCACCAAAGTTTTTCATACTGTAGAGGGGGGATGTGTGGTTTGTCACGACAAGGAACTTTTTGAGCGTGTGAAGTTGATGCGGAGTTTCGGGCACGTACAAGACGACTATTATTTAGCCGGCGTAAATGGCAAAAACTCCGAATTTCACGCGGCCATGGGTTTGGTTAACCTAGGTCATTTGGATAGTATTATTGCCGGCAGAAAAGCTATATTTGGCATATATGATCAGACCTTGAATTGGAACAAATTATATAAGCCTACAGAAGTAGCTACTGACCTTAAGTATAATTATGCTTATTACCCCATCGTATTAGAGGATGAGGATACTACCTTAAGGGTCATTAAAGCTTTACAGGCAGAGAATATCTATCCAAGGAGGTATTTCTATCCTACACTTAATACCTTGCAATATGTACCTGAAACGTACTATTGTCCGGTAAGTGAAAGCGTTTCTCCCCGAGTAATCTCTTTGCCCTTATATCCGGATCTGGATCATGGAATAGTGAATAAAATTGCCGAGATCATAAACGCTCAGCTATGA
- a CDS encoding ABC transporter permease, with amino-acid sequence MDSRVRTITNKKSISEYIAEIWNYNELFWILAKRDIIVKYKQAILGVGWAAIRPLITTLVMALAFGRLGKLDVNSPIPYMLIVSAGVTIWLFFSQCLTTISTSLVLNSNLITKVYFPRLIIPISSIFIGLVDVVVSLAVFAGICLYYQYLPDWKLILVPAILALTFLASFGIGLIAAVLNVKYRDIGQLISFVVQFGTFLSPVAYLTDAYKTGANGDILYKLAMLNPVTGCIDAMRWAMLGDFAAFNWNSFIPLVVFILITFFYSIRFFRKHEDSFVDYI; translated from the coding sequence ATGGATTCCAGAGTTAGAACTATTACCAATAAAAAAAGCATTTCTGAATACATTGCTGAGATCTGGAACTACAACGAGTTGTTCTGGATATTGGCAAAAAGAGATATTATAGTTAAATACAAGCAGGCCATTTTAGGTGTGGGTTGGGCTGCCATTCGTCCTTTGATCACTACTCTAGTGATGGCATTGGCTTTTGGTAGATTAGGAAAACTGGATGTTAATTCCCCTATCCCGTACATGCTGATTGTGTCTGCGGGGGTAACCATCTGGCTATTCTTTTCACAGTGTTTGACTACCATCAGTACCAGCTTAGTATTGAATTCCAATTTGATCACTAAGGTCTATTTCCCTCGTCTAATCATTCCTATTTCTTCCATCTTTATAGGTTTAGTAGATGTAGTGGTATCTTTAGCGGTATTTGCAGGGATATGTTTGTACTATCAGTACCTCCCGGATTGGAAACTCATCCTGGTACCGGCTATTTTGGCATTGACCTTTTTGGCTTCTTTTGGAATAGGTTTGATAGCAGCTGTACTAAATGTGAAGTACAGGGACATAGGTCAATTGATCTCCTTTGTGGTACAATTTGGCACATTCTTATCGCCGGTAGCCTATTTAACAGATGCGTATAAAACCGGCGCTAATGGAGATATTCTTTATAAACTGGCCATGCTGAACCCAGTGACCGGTTGTATAGATGCCATGCGCTGGGCGATGCTAGGCGACTTTGCTGCGTTCAATTGGAATAGCTTTATTCCACTAGTAGTATTTATCCTTATTACCTTTTTCTACTCCATCCGTTTCTTCAGAAAGCATGAAGATTCATTTGTGGATTACATTTAA
- a CDS encoding SLBB domain-containing protein, with the protein MKLFKVRKTNLNLKAVLILLLNLTFMSATMGQEKKETTSKATENPNKVVPQQNRTTTTPGRIPAPATTEARELVLTDEDADAIDREETYRLSREAEIAADEARASIIRRTYGSSLFANSKFDVTQAINIATPNNYVLGPGDELEVVVYGYSQNVQKTLKVNPDGYIILEKSGIVSVSGLNMETATEKITAALSKTYTGIKSGNTFVRVSLTGFRTIKVTVSGEVVAPGTFTLTSFSNLMAALYVSGGPNEIGTYRDIVLIRGNREIAHFDVYEFLTKGYSSSDVLLKDQDRVHVGPFISRVAITGQTKRTGLFEIKPGETLADLLKYAGGFNQYAFSDIVKIYRNTSSERKIVNVNKDSFAQEKVFMGDSLVIEKVLDRIQNVVTISGAIFRPGEYSLDSNPTLTKLIESASGLKEESLQGRININRTNNDLSISNISVNYHDILEGRADDIKLQRLDQVMVPSVFELTEQSVIRIRGAVNHPEANEGIDLPYVKDMTVQDVIVRVGGLTEAASLSRIEIVRRKRNIDPKQSDAQIADIIQFSMRPDLTLVESQESIVLLPYDEILVRTSPNYEKQNFVKISGEVLMPGIYGLEYKDEGISRLIQRAGGLTDLAYPEGATLLRKTLLSERQRQKREETLNSLNISKVKTTKGLDDSTKTPGTLTTVTTEGEVADSYINEDIGVELRKILANPNDKSLDIILQDGDEIVIPKKLQTVRIEGEVLYPTTVKYNKANNFLDYISASGGFTKKSAKGSAYVRYPNGSVDRTRKFLFVRFHPQIVPGSEIVIPAKTETTVAQLSQFSGLITMLGGTLGSIVAIITLMKLN; encoded by the coding sequence ATGAAATTGTTCAAAGTTAGGAAGACAAATTTAAATCTAAAGGCAGTTTTAATTTTATTATTGAATCTGACCTTCATGTCTGCCACAATGGGGCAGGAGAAAAAAGAGACGACCTCCAAAGCAACTGAAAACCCTAACAAAGTGGTTCCTCAACAGAACAGGACCACCACTACTCCCGGAAGAATACCGGCTCCTGCCACTACGGAAGCACGAGAACTGGTACTGACTGACGAAGATGCGGATGCTATAGACAGAGAAGAAACTTACCGTTTATCCAGAGAAGCAGAGATAGCAGCAGATGAAGCTAGAGCAAGCATCATCAGAAGGACTTACGGAAGCAGTTTATTTGCTAATTCCAAATTTGATGTGACTCAAGCTATCAATATAGCTACACCCAATAATTATGTTCTAGGACCAGGAGATGAGCTAGAGGTTGTGGTTTATGGATATTCTCAGAATGTACAAAAGACCTTAAAAGTAAATCCTGACGGCTATATCATTCTAGAAAAAAGCGGCATAGTTTCCGTTAGCGGTCTAAACATGGAGACGGCTACAGAGAAAATCACAGCTGCACTTTCTAAAACGTATACAGGAATCAAATCGGGGAATACCTTTGTTCGGGTATCTTTAACGGGATTCCGCACCATAAAAGTTACCGTAAGTGGGGAAGTTGTAGCTCCAGGTACCTTTACGCTAACTTCCTTCAGTAATTTGATGGCGGCCCTATATGTATCAGGAGGACCGAATGAGATAGGCACCTACAGGGATATCGTTTTAATCCGCGGAAACAGAGAAATTGCGCATTTTGATGTTTATGAATTCTTGACCAAAGGATACTCTAGCAGTGATGTACTACTAAAAGACCAAGACCGTGTACATGTAGGACCATTTATCTCCAGAGTAGCTATTACAGGCCAAACAAAAAGAACCGGATTATTCGAAATCAAACCAGGAGAAACGCTTGCTGATTTATTGAAATACGCCGGAGGCTTTAACCAATATGCCTTTTCTGATATCGTAAAAATCTATAGAAATACTTCAAGCGAAAGGAAGATTGTTAATGTAAACAAGGACAGTTTTGCTCAAGAAAAAGTATTTATGGGTGACTCTTTGGTTATAGAGAAAGTATTGGATCGTATCCAAAACGTAGTGACCATCTCTGGAGCCATCTTCCGTCCGGGTGAGTATTCATTAGATTCAAACCCTACTTTGACCAAACTAATTGAGTCAGCAAGTGGCCTGAAAGAAGAATCACTACAAGGTAGAATAAATATCAACCGTACTAATAATGACCTATCCATCTCTAATATCTCCGTTAACTACCATGATATTTTAGAAGGAAGGGCAGACGATATCAAACTTCAGAGGTTAGATCAAGTAATGGTTCCAAGTGTCTTCGAATTGACAGAACAATCCGTCATTCGTATCCGTGGTGCTGTTAACCATCCTGAAGCCAATGAAGGAATTGATTTACCTTATGTTAAAGACATGACGGTACAAGACGTGATCGTTCGTGTAGGTGGTTTAACAGAGGCAGCATCCTTGTCGAGAATTGAAATAGTTAGAAGAAAAAGAAACATAGACCCTAAACAGTCAGATGCGCAGATTGCTGACATCATACAGTTCAGCATGCGTCCGGATTTAACATTAGTGGAGTCTCAAGAAAGTATAGTTTTGCTTCCTTACGATGAAATCCTGGTAAGAACATCTCCTAATTACGAAAAACAAAATTTCGTAAAGATCTCAGGTGAAGTATTGATGCCGGGAATTTACGGTTTGGAATACAAAGACGAAGGCATTTCCAGGCTGATCCAAAGGGCTGGTGGATTGACGGATTTAGCTTATCCTGAGGGAGCCACTCTTTTGAGAAAAACACTACTTAGTGAAAGACAAAGACAGAAGAGAGAAGAAACTTTGAATAGCCTAAACATCAGTAAAGTTAAGACTACCAAAGGACTGGATGACAGCACAAAAACTCCTGGAACACTAACTACTGTAACTACAGAAGGAGAAGTAGCAGATTCTTATATCAATGAGGACATAGGAGTTGAACTAAGAAAGATCCTAGCTAATCCAAACGATAAGAGCTTAGACATCATTCTTCAAGATGGGGATGAAATAGTTATCCCTAAGAAACTGCAAACCGTTAGAATTGAAGGAGAAGTATTGTACCCTACTACCGTAAAATACAATAAGGCAAATAACTTCTTGGATTATATTTCAGCTTCAGGTGGATTCACTAAAAAATCTGCGAAAGGAAGCGCTTATGTACGTTATCCGAACGGAAGTGTAGACAGAACAAGAAAATTCTTATTCGTACGTTTCCATCCTCAGATAGTACCGGGAAGTGAGATTGTGATACCGGCTAAGACAGAGACTACAGTGGCACAATTGTCGCAATTCTCCGGTCTAATCACTATGCTTGGTGGAACTTTAGGTTCTATAGTGGCCATTATCACTCTAATGAAATTGAACTAA